Genomic segment of Paenibacillus polymyxa:
AGTTAGCCGGTGCGGGTAAGCGTGCATTCTCATCAAAAGCCGGAGGCTTTTGGAGCATGCAGAGCCTGGCGTCCCGTCTTTCGGCAAGCTGAAGTCATTCCTATGCTGTTGTTCAGGGATCGCCGCCTACTCGGACTCGGGTCGCCTTCCATTCCGGATTCACCTCTCAAATGTTCTTTTTTTAGATTGCCACAGTATCGCAGGAAACACTCAAAGTCTGCACTACTGCTCCATATTTTTGCCTAATAGCACTTGTATAGTATAACGCTCGGCCTACGGCCTTTCAAGCGCAAAATCATGGGCTAAATCAACAGTAGTGGCAAGAGCTTCAGCGAAAGGAGGGATATGATTTAACCTATGGAAAAGGTAGACAAAATGTGATTGCAGGGCACAAATTTAAAAGTCCCATCTTGACGAAGCCCAGCCGATGCATTAAAGTGAACAACAAGAACTTTGTGAACCCAAAATGAATATAGCGAAATCTTATCAAGAGCAGGTGGAGGGACTAGCCCGATGATACCCGGCAACCGGCGATTTTAATCGCACGGTGCTAATTCTTGCAGGACGCGCGCTTTGTACAAAGAGCGTTGCCCTGACAGATGAGAGAGGCGCATATGGATACAAATATGACCTTTCTCTAACCAGAGAAAGGTCTTTTTATTATATGCCCGGCATCTCAGCAGGACGATTTTCGCAAAACTTACCGAACAAGGAGTGAGTTTACATGCCGATTAAAATTCCAGATACACTACCTGCCAAGGAAGTGCTGGAGGGCGAAAATATTTTCGTAATGGATGAAAGCTTGGCTTATCATCAGGATATTCGTCCGTTGCGCATCGCCATTTTGAATTTGATGCCTACGAAGGAAACAACGGAAACCCAACTATTGCGCCTGGTCGGCAATACGCCGCTGCAAGTGGACGTCACGCTGGTGCACATGAAGTCTCATGTATCCAAAAATACATCGCAAGAATATTTGAATATGTTCTATAAAACGTTTGACGAGATTAAGAACAGTCGTTTTGACGGCATGGTCATTACAGGAGCTCCGGTTGAACAGCTTGAGTTTGAGGATGTGAACTACTGGGAGGAGATCCGGCAAATTTTTGAATGGACGAAAACGAATGTAACTTCGACCATGCACATTTGTTGGGCCTCACAGGCAGGTTTATACCATCATTTCAATGTCCCGAAATACGGGCTCGACTACAAATGCTTTGGCGTATTTCCACACACCGTGATTAAACCTAAAGTAAAATTGCTACGCGGCTTTGATGAACTGTTTTATGCCCCTCACTCCAGACATACGGAGGTTCGGCGGGAAGATATTGATCATATCGCCGAATTAGAAGTTTTATCCGAATCCGAGGAAGCTGGAGTGTACCTCGTAGCCACGCTTGACGGTAAACAAATTTTTGTAACTGGGCATTCTGAATATGACCCGCTTTCATTGAAATGGGAATACGACCGCGATGTGGCCAAAGGAATGGATATTGAAGTTCCCAAAAATTATTTTCCTAATGATGATCCTGAGCGCACACCGCCTTCAATCTGGCGGGCGCATGCCAATTTATTATTCTCGAATTGGCTGAACTATTATGTATACCAAGAGACACCTTACGATATCGGGCCCCAGATTTAAAAAAGGGGGTTGTAGTTTACCCTTGTACAGTACCACCTTGCAGTAGCGCAGCAGTATAGTCTTTGACATCCATTTTTGCAGGATTGGTTATAGCACCCACTATGGAAGTTAACAGGAGGATTCATATGAGTGAGAAACAGTGGAAAATCGAAAGTAGATTGGCACAAATCGGTTCAGTAGAGGAGCCAGTAACCGGGGCTGTTAATTACCCGATTTACCAATCTACGGCGTTCCGCCATCCCCGTCTGGGTCAAAGCACAGGATTTGATTATATTCGGACGATCAATCCCACGCGAAAGGTACTGGAAGAGGCTTCTGCTGCACTTGAATCTGGTGATGCAGGCTTTGCATGCAGCTCAGGTATGGCGGCGCTGCAAACGGTATTTGCATTGTTTGGACAGGGAGATCATCTCATAGTATCGCTGGATCTGTATGGCGGGACATATCGTTTGCTGGAACGTATTTTATCTAAATTTGGTGTAACAGCCAGTTATGTGGATACGAACGATCTTGAAGCACTCGAACAGTCATGTCGACCGAATACCAAAGCTGTATTCATAGAAACACCTACAAATCCGTTAATGATGATTACTGATATTCGAGCGGTGGCTGAATGGGCATCACAACATCAGTTGCTTACCATTGTAGATAATACGCTGCTAACACCATACTTCCAGCGGCCATTGGAACTCGGCGCGGATATTGTGGTACATAGCGCAACCAAGTATTTGGGCGGACACAACGATGTGCTGGCAGGGTTAATCGTAACCAAAGGCAAAGAGCTATCAGCTGAAATTTCCTTTCTGCACAATTCCATAGGGGCCGTGCTTTCCCCGAGTGACTGCTACCAGTTGATGAAGGGGATGAAGACGTTAGCGCTGCGTATGGACCGACATGAGCATAATGCAACAGTGCTGTCTAACTATTTACTGACGCATCCGGCGGTGGCGGAAGTATTTTATCCGGCGCTCGAAGGCCATCCAGGTCGTGAAATTCAAAATAAACAATCCAGCGGAAACACAGGGATTTTCTCCTTTAAAGTAAAGGATGCTCGCTATGTAGAGCCTTTGCTTCGTCACATTAAGCTCATTGCGTTTGCGGAAAGTCTCGGCGGTGTTGAGTCGCTAATGACCTATCCCGCGGTGCAGACACATGCGGACATACCAGCAGAAATTCGAGATGCAGTTGGGGTAGATGACAGGCTGTTGCGTTTCTCCGTAGGCATTGAGCATACAGACGACCTCATTGAAGATTTGCGTTCGGCGTTGGAAGCGGCACGTCAAGAAGTAGAAGGAGGAGAGCTGCAATGATAGAGGATGCGAGGAGGATCGGGCAGGATTTGAACAAAGAGCGGAAGTTCGCTACCAAGCTGCTGCATTTTGGTTCTGAAATTGACAGCGTTACAGGGGCCTCGAGCGTCCCGATCTATCAAGCTTCTACCTTTCACCATCATGATATTTTTAATCCTCCACAGCATGACTATAGCCGTTCAGGTAATCCGACACGACAAGCTTTGGAGGATTATATCGCTTTATTAGAAGGCGGGGCGTGCGGCTTTGCCTTTGCGTCAGGTATGGCGGCCATCTCCACTACCTTTATGCTCTTATCCGCTGGAGACCATGTCATTGTTTCGGAGGACGTATACGGGGGAACATATCGACTGCTGACCTCCATTTTGAAACGGATGAATATTGAAACGACCTTCGTTGACATGACGGACCTCAACCTTGTGAAAGAGGCGTTGCAGGAGAATACAAGGGCTGTATATATGGAAACCCCGTCCAATCCGACACTCAAAATTACCGATGTAGCAGGAATAACCTCTTGGGCACAGGATCACGGACTTTTAACTTTATTGGATAATACTTTTATGACACCTTATTATCAACGTCCGATTGAGCAGGGAGTCGATATTGTATTGCACAGTGCGACCAAGTTTCTGGGCGGACACAGCGATGTGCTGGCAGGACTTGCGGTAGCGCGTACCGAATCGCTCGGGAGACAAATCAAGCAGCTCCAAAATGGACTGGGTACCGTGCTGGCTCCGCAGGAGTCATGGTTGCTCATGCGCGGTATGAAGACACTGGAGGCTCGTATGGCTCACAGCGAAAAGAGTGCAGCCAAGCTCGCTAACTGGCTGAACGAGCGCAACGACATTGAGGCAGTATACTACCCGGGTCTGGAAAATCATCCAGGGCGTGAAGTTCATGAGCGTCAATCCAGCGGTTATGGTGCAGTGATATCGTTTGATGTGGGTTCTGGTGAGCGTGCAAAAGAAGTACTCAGTCGCGTACGTATTCCAATTGTAGCGGTGAGTCTGGGAGCTGTGGAAAGCATCTTGTCGTATCCGGCGATGATGTCACATGCGGCTATGCCCTATAGTGTACGATTGGAGCGCGGGATTACGGACGGACTACTTCGTTTCTCCGTAGGTTTGGAGGATATTGACGACCTGATCAGTGATCTGGATGAGGCGCTGCGCTAGAGCGTTAGCACATCCGCAGCATCTTTGTCGTTTTCACGCCGGGAGCAAATATGTACAGCACTAAACAGCAAGTTTCCAGTATTTCAGGAGGCTTGCTGTTTTCTATAAGAATGACATGAAGGACAGTGTGAAAAAAGGCACTTTCAGTCCTGTTTTGTTATTTCTTGGCTATACGCAATGTTGAGATAAGCTTGGCAGTTGCCTGTTTTCCTAGGTGAAAAGCAGAAAGAAGCGGGAATAAGTATGGTTCCTTACCTAAAGATATGTTAGTATTATCATTAGGTTTTACTATGCTAAATAGCACAGACAACATACAAGGCCAGTCATGAACATACATTACGGCAGGGTTCGAACGCAGATTTGTGAAAGCATTCTCGTTCATAAGTCCTGTCGTTCATTTCGTCGCCCTGTGACAGCGAAGGAGGATACACCATGAGTGTAATCGACCATATTTTAGATAAAGCCCTACGCGGCGAACGCCTGAATTTAGAGGATACCGTTGCTTTGTTCGAATCAGACGAGGTAGAAAAAATAGGTCATGCGGCGAATAAGGTCATGAATCGCATGCATCCCGATCCCATTAAAACCTTCGTCATCGGACGAAATATTAACTATACGAACGTATGTGACGTATACTGTCGCTTCTGCGCTTTTTACCGTAGACCGGGTTCCGATGAAGGTTATGTTTTGCCGGATGAGGTGATCTTTCAGAAGATCAAGGAAACGCAGGAGGTAGGTGGCACCGAAATTCTAATGCAAGGCGGTGTGAATCCAAATCTGCCATTCAGTTATTATACGGATTTGCTGAAAGCTATTAAGGAGCGTTTTCCCGATATTACGATGCACTCCTTCTCGCCAGCTGAAATTCACAAAATGAAGGAAAAATCCGGTCTATCCATGGAAGACACGATTCGAGCCATTCATGAAGCTGGATTGGATTCGCTTCCGGGCGGAGGCGGAGAAATTTTGGATGACCGCACACGCCGCAAAATTAGCCGTCTCAAAGGCTCTTGGCGTGATTGGATGGATGTCATGCAAACGGCTCACAAGGTTGGGATGAACACAACCGCTACGATGGTTATCGGCTTTGGCGAGTTGATGGAGGAGCGTGCGCTGCATTTGTTGCGGGTTCGTGATGCTCAGGACGAATGCATTGAAAACAAATATAATTCTGAAGGATTTTTGGCCTTTATTCCTTGGACCTTCCAGCCAGACAACACCAATCTGAAGAAGGAACGCCAGACGCCAGAAGAATATCTGAAGACCGTTGCGATCAGTCGTCTTGTATTGGATAACATCAAGCATATTCAATCCTCATGGGTAACTATGGGACCGGAAATCGGTAAAAAATCGTTATACTACGGTTGCGATGATTTTGGTAGCACCATGATTGAAGAAAATGTAGTTTCCGCTGCAGGCGCAACATACAAGGTTAACATCGAATCCATTTTACAGTTGATCCGCGAGACGGGTCACATTCCAGCACAGCGCAATACCCGTTATGATATTATTCGTACTTTTGACAGTGCCAGCAGTATTGAACATGATTTTATCATGCAAAATTAATATCCGTTAATATATTGTTAATTACAAAACGCTTATCCATCACTAATCTATGTATAAGGATTAGTGTAGATAAGCGTTTTTTGATGTGTTACTTTGCTATGTTTTCCATCGTTTCATATACATGATCTCAGCCTGCGGGTCAGCCATTTGGATGACTGCCTTAAAGCGCTGCAAATCCAACAGATGAACGCTGTAAACGGTGACCATTTGTTCTTTTTTATCCTCAGATTCGCTTTTAATCTTACCCTCTATCTGGGCAGAGCCTCCAACAGGCGTGCTGTGTATACGCAGCCTGCGATATATGGCATCCTCGACGGTTTGCTGCTTCTTGCTGACAACACAAACCATACGCGTCAGACCGGTAAACATCAGCCGGGTCGTTTCATAGGCGGCGAGGCAGGATAAGGCTGAATAGAGAGCTGGCTCCCAGCCTAGCACAAAGCCGGCGGTAATGAGCAGCAGACCATTACACAGCATAACAATCTGTATTAATGGAATCTTGCGGTGTGTTAGCAACAATGTGGATGGACGGCCATCGTCAGATTCGTTAAGTCCTAGTGAATCGAGCAGACCACCATGACGAGCTGCCAGCCCTGCGCCAAGGCCGATACAGATTCCGCCGCCCAAAGCGCATACAACCGGATGGCCACTCACTGCCGGAAAAGGCGAAAGAATAATGGCTGAGCCCGAAAAGGCGAACAAGCCGGGTAGTGCCCGAAGCAGCATGGGTTTGTGAGTAGACAGAGAATACAGCAACATGAGTGGCAAGTTCAAAACGAATAGCAGTAACCCAAAGTGCTCCTGTGTATAAAGCGACATGAGTCTGGAGATCCCCGTGACGCCTCCAGCGATCATATCATGCGGATGTAAAAACAATTCCAGACCGACGGATGCTGTAATTCCACCAATCACCGTATAAAAGACAGGGAACCTGCTCGCATCTCCTGAAGTGGGCTTTATAAGCCGCCTCATAGAGTTTCGGCATGTTTTACAGCGTGCGGCATAGCCTTCCCTCCTATGGATTGTCGTATCCAGCTTTTGCAGTTATGCCGAGTTACTTTCTTCCTTTCGTAGGCGGGGGTCCTTGAACTTAAATATTTTGTTTAACATATTAAAGATAGGTTTTGACTGCTTTGTCAGAAGTGGTCCAAGAATCGCCAGTATGAGTACATAGATAGCTGCAAAGGGTTGAACAATATCAAGCAAACCGCCTTCCTTGCCCAAGTTGGCCATGATAATCGAAAATTCACCCCGCGCCACAATGGTCAGACCGATATTTGCTGACGCTTTGGGAGATAAGGAGGCCGTACGCCCAGCCAGCATTCCTGCCCAAATGTTACCAAACAACGTGAGGACGACTGCTGCCAGCGCAAGCCATATCGCGTTTCCTCCCAGGGACAGTGGATCGATGGATAGTCCAAAGCTGAAGAAAAACAGGGCACCAAAGAAATCGCGGAAAGGAACAATTAAATGCTCGATTCGTTTGGCATGTTCCGTTTCGGCCAGTACCAGACCGACCAACAGGGCGCCGATAGCTTCCGCCACATGAATCGTTTCCGAAAAACCAGCCACTAGAAACAGAGAGCCAAAAACAACAAGTCCGAATACCTCATTGGAGCGAATACGGAGAATCCGATTTAACAGAGGGACGGCCTTACGGCCGATAATAATGACTGCAAGCATAAAGCCAAGCGCGATTAGCGCTGATAGCAGCACACCCCCGAGCGAGGATGAATCACTAAGAACCAATCCGGAGAGGATGGAGATGTATACGGCGAGGAAAACATCCTCGAACATAATAATGCCCAAAATCATTTCTGTTTCTGCATTGGCAGTCCGCTTGAGATCTACCAGCACCTTCGCAGCAATAGCACTGGATGATATTGTTGTAATTCCGGCGATAACCAGTGTCTCTGCTACAGGAAAGCCGCTCAGGAAGCCAAGAGCCAGCCCCAGTGTAAAATTGATGCCAATATAAATGGTGCCGCCCACGGCAATGGAACGGCCTGATTTAATTAACCGACCTACTGAGAACTCGAGACCCAAGTAGAAGAGAAGAAACAGCACTCCGATTCTTCCCATAAAATCAATAAATGGGGCGCTTTCGATAAAGCGAAAATCAAAATGCCATAGCTCCATCGCATGCGGCCCAACTGCCATTCCGATCAGGATATAAAAAGGGATGACCGAGAAGCGCAGTTTGGAGGAAATAAGTCCAGCTGCAGCGATGAGAGCAATTGCCAATCCAACCTCAAATACCAGATGATCCATCCAATCACCCGCTTCCGTTCATAAGGATTTGTTTAAAGCGTTTTTGCTGATCGCGTTCCCCAACAACGACTACAGTGGCATAATCGTTAATAATCACTTCAGGACCAGGATTTACATATTTCATTCCTTTTTTCTCCACAATGGCAATAACAGTGGCTCCCGAATTTTGCCTTACATCCAGCTCACCGATGGATTTGCCGACACTTGCATAGTGGGATTCCACTCTATACCATTCGATAATAAAATCATCAAACGTCATTTCTACACTTTCAAGCTGTTTGGGCTTATATGTCATCCCCCCGATGATGGAGGCTACCAATCGCGCTTCCTGATCATTCAGGGTTGTCATAGAAATACTTTGTTCCAGATCCTCGTAATCAAAGTGATACAACTCGCGCCTGCCATCATCATGAATAATAATGACAATTCGGTCGCCACTCTCTGCATCTATTCGATACTTAATCCCGATTCCTGGCAAAATAGACTCTCGAATATCCATTTATAAAGCCTCCTGTACGATACGTTATTTAAATGAATGGTATGGGAAATAAATCACATACTCTGGGAGTGACATGGAAACTTTCTTTTTGTATTAAATTTTATGAATTAACGTAAAAAACCTGATACATACACTTACGTATTACAGCTATTGGGAAATATTAACAAATAGACATGCGAATGTGGTGATCTGCATGCAAAGGGAGGTTAAGCCACATAACTAGAGGTGAATTTGATGGGGAACAAGTATAATTGCTTCTTTAGTTTGCAAATGACAGGAATAAAAGGCAGACGTAGTTTAGGGATGCTCAATAACAGCACAAGCGCTATCAAAATGACAAAGGGAAGTGATTTGGCCGCAGCGATCACCAGATGAAGTAAAGGGGAGGATTTGCGTATAGCTGGTTTGGAATGATGTTCCAGACCGTGAGAATCTGTTTCTAACGAGGAAACATCAGCATGAGGCACGACAGAAGATCCCGCAGTAAACTGGAGGGATTGAGTGGTGTCTTCCGCATGAAACGTCACAGGAAGGGACAAAATCTGAACGAGGCTCAATATGACGATCATGAATGTACGCAGCATGTTCAGCATCGTTAACATCTTATCTCCTCCCTCTTGTGAAAAATTCATATTACTATAACCTTAACATACCCCACCCTAAATATTCAAACGTCTTTCGTTATTTCCTATATCACAGTAATTGTTTATAACACGCCAAACCAGCTTTTTGAAACTTGATCATCCTCTTTTGGATATGTCTTTCTGTTTCCAGTCGTTCACTTCGTATAACCCTTTAGAGGCCGCCATATACTGAAAGCAGTGATCGAAAGGAGTGAGCCAATGGAACTGTTTACAGTGTGGACCAATACAGACGGAGATCAGGAAACCGACCGGTTTTATGAAGTGGTCAAAAGTAGAACAAAGGGACTACATATGTCACGGCGCGGATTTCGATTCACTTTCAGACAGCTGGACAACAAAGTGGCATGGACCTGCAAGGGCACAGAAAGCAATTCGGCGTTTGAAAGCTTTCTCCCCTGTGTATACAGCATCATGTCTTCGGCAATAGCGGATTATATTATCGAAGTCAAGGAGTGGGGATTGCTCAATCTCATTCTCACCAAAGCCTGTTCGCTGCTGGAGAAAGAGGATACAGAGCAAATTCGCAGTATGATTCGTTCACTGTTAAACGATGATGGCCCGAGAGGCCGTTTGAAGCGTCATGGTAAGCTGACCACTCTTCTGGAGAAGGATTTTAAGGAGCTTCATGTGATCAATTTGGAAGGACTGATTCAATTTAGGCTCCATGCGTATAAAAAAGAGCTTGAAGAAATCGTCGACTATGCCATGGAAGAATTCTGGGCAGATCGGCAATACGAAGAATTTATGGGGCTGCTTAAATATTTTGTTTTTTTTCAGGAAAGCAAAGTTCCGCTCGTACACGTACTTCACCAAGGCGGACATAATTTTACGATTCTGGATAGTGCCATGGTGCCCATTCCGACTCCTGATGCAGATGACATCATTGTCGAGATGCCAGGCATTGAACTAGAAATGGAGGTCGAAGATCGAATCGTAAGCACCCTTATTTCGATTTCTCCTGCTTCCATTATATTGCACACAGACGATGAGCACACCCCCATAGTGCGGACTCTCCTGCATATTTTTGAAGATAAAGTGAAGCTGAGCAGACTTTATCCAGGTCAGGATGTTCAAAAATAATAATCTTTTCGTATAAAGCAATGGATTTCTGGAAAGCCTTTGCCTCAAGGGGAGGTTTTTTATGAGATCCATGTTGGTATGGAAACGGATTTTGGGAACCGTGTTAATTGCAACCTGTCTGGTATTGCCCGGCAATGAAGTTTACGGTCACAAAGAACCGGTCCAGCATAAAAAATGGCAGTCCACACCTGTTTTGGCTCCACGCGAAGAGCAGGTTATTACGACCATGACGGTCACGGCTACAGGATATACAGCAGGCTATGAATCGACTGGCAAACGGCCAAGTCATCCCGGCTACGGTATTACGTATTCCGGTGTAAAAGTGCGTCGTGACAAGAACACACTGTCTACGATTGCGGCTGATCCCAAAACGTTTCCTTTGGGAAGCATATTGTACATTCCAGGTTATGGATACGGGATTGTAGCAGATACAGGTTCTGCGATTAAGGGCAATAAAATTGATTTGTATTTTAAAACAACCCGGCAGGTGTATTCTGAATGGGGCAAGAAAGATGTGGATGTTCAAATTATAAAAAAAGGGAACGGAAAATGTACGGAAAAGATGGTAAAATCGCTCCAAAAAGCGATAGAAACGCATAAAACCATTCCGAGTGCGACACTGGATGCTTCCATATAATCCTTGAATATTGTTTTTTCCAACATCACATACTATGTTGCGGGATAAGCTTATCCCACAAAACATACTGGGAGGTTGAGAATTATGCCAAATCAAGGCGGAAGTTCTTTCACGAACAAAGGCTTCAAGGCAAGCACAGGAAATCAGTTCAAAGCGGAATTTGCACAAGACAATACGGTAGGTGTCGTTTCACAAAAGGTAAAGCAGTCTGAACAAAATAAAATTCAAGACAACTTCCAGACACCAAATGAGAAGTATGATGAAGAATTTGCAACAGATCAAGGCGGTACAGGTGCAGTAGCGCAAAAAGTTCAAAACTCCAGTCGCAACAAAATTCAAAACAATGCTCAAACACCGAACGAAAAGTTCGACGAAAACTTTAACACGAAATAAAAAAGCATATACAATCGATAATGCTCCGGATTATATCCGGGGCATTTCGTTTTAAGTAAAAGTGATTAGGTACAATAGGTCTAAGGTTTTATCTCCTTTTTAATTTTTTTTAAGGTGGAATTAAGGTTTAAAGTGCAAAATAAAGTCAGTTAAACAACACCACCTTGAAGCATAGGGTTTGGGAGGAGATATACAATGGACGAATTTAAAAATAATAACTCCGGACGCCGGAACGACAACGATCAGGTTGATACCGATAACGCAACTCGCCAAAACGATTCGAACGGTTCCTCATATTATTATTCTTACGGCCCTTTTTCTTCAGTTCAATCGGACGGACAACGTAAGGAAGGGCAGCCGGTGGAAAAGGATGTTGAGATTACGCCACCGCAGGCAGTGAGACCTCTTCCTCCCTCTTACCATCGGGCTATGCCTGAGCAACAGGATGGTTCGGGTCGGAATGGTGGCAACTGGCAATTCAAACCGAATAAGCCCAAGTCGCAGGTGAAAACAATATTCTTATCTTTTTTGGCCGGGATGCTGGTCATTACGGTATTGATGTATACAGCTGACCGAACAAATATGTTCACACCCGAGACGGCGTTGACTTCGGCGGCAGCTGAAAGCGGAGAAACGACTAATTCAGGAACAACCAGCTCGACTCCAAGCGCAGTTCCGGCTGTGATGCCTTCAGGTACCGCTGATGTTCAATCTGTTGTGGCCAAGGCTGGTCCGGCAGTCGTCAAAATCGAAACGCTTGCCAAACAAACCAGTGGCAGCAGTGGCAGACAAAGCAGCCCTTATTACAATGACCCGCTGTATCAATACTTTTTCGGTAATCAGTATGGTGACAGTGGCAGCAGCGGTAACA
This window contains:
- the metA gene encoding homoserine O-acetyltransferase MetA — translated: MPIKIPDTLPAKEVLEGENIFVMDESLAYHQDIRPLRIAILNLMPTKETTETQLLRLVGNTPLQVDVTLVHMKSHVSKNTSQEYLNMFYKTFDEIKNSRFDGMVITGAPVEQLEFEDVNYWEEIRQIFEWTKTNVTSTMHICWASQAGLYHHFNVPKYGLDYKCFGVFPHTVIKPKVKLLRGFDELFYAPHSRHTEVRREDIDHIAELEVLSESEEAGVYLVATLDGKQIFVTGHSEYDPLSLKWEYDRDVAKGMDIEVPKNYFPNDDPERTPPSIWRAHANLLFSNWLNYYVYQETPYDIGPQI
- a CDS encoding PLP-dependent transferase, producing MSEKQWKIESRLAQIGSVEEPVTGAVNYPIYQSTAFRHPRLGQSTGFDYIRTINPTRKVLEEASAALESGDAGFACSSGMAALQTVFALFGQGDHLIVSLDLYGGTYRLLERILSKFGVTASYVDTNDLEALEQSCRPNTKAVFIETPTNPLMMITDIRAVAEWASQHQLLTIVDNTLLTPYFQRPLELGADIVVHSATKYLGGHNDVLAGLIVTKGKELSAEISFLHNSIGAVLSPSDCYQLMKGMKTLALRMDRHEHNATVLSNYLLTHPAVAEVFYPALEGHPGREIQNKQSSGNTGIFSFKVKDARYVEPLLRHIKLIAFAESLGGVESLMTYPAVQTHADIPAEIRDAVGVDDRLLRFSVGIEHTDDLIEDLRSALEAARQEVEGGELQ
- a CDS encoding aminotransferase class I/II-fold pyridoxal phosphate-dependent enzyme, which gives rise to MIEDARRIGQDLNKERKFATKLLHFGSEIDSVTGASSVPIYQASTFHHHDIFNPPQHDYSRSGNPTRQALEDYIALLEGGACGFAFASGMAAISTTFMLLSAGDHVIVSEDVYGGTYRLLTSILKRMNIETTFVDMTDLNLVKEALQENTRAVYMETPSNPTLKITDVAGITSWAQDHGLLTLLDNTFMTPYYQRPIEQGVDIVLHSATKFLGGHSDVLAGLAVARTESLGRQIKQLQNGLGTVLAPQESWLLMRGMKTLEARMAHSEKSAAKLANWLNERNDIEAVYYPGLENHPGREVHERQSSGYGAVISFDVGSGERAKEVLSRVRIPIVAVSLGAVESILSYPAMMSHAAMPYSVRLERGITDGLLRFSVGLEDIDDLISDLDEALR
- the mqnC gene encoding cyclic dehypoxanthinyl futalosine synthase — its product is MSVIDHILDKALRGERLNLEDTVALFESDEVEKIGHAANKVMNRMHPDPIKTFVIGRNINYTNVCDVYCRFCAFYRRPGSDEGYVLPDEVIFQKIKETQEVGGTEILMQGGVNPNLPFSYYTDLLKAIKERFPDITMHSFSPAEIHKMKEKSGLSMEDTIRAIHEAGLDSLPGGGGEILDDRTRRKISRLKGSWRDWMDVMQTAHKVGMNTTATMVIGFGELMEERALHLLRVRDAQDECIENKYNSEGFLAFIPWTFQPDNTNLKKERQTPEEYLKTVAISRLVLDNIKHIQSSWVTMGPEIGKKSLYYGCDDFGSTMIEENVVSAAGATYKVNIESILQLIRETGHIPAQRNTRYDIIRTFDSASSIEHDFIMQN
- a CDS encoding YitT family protein, which produces MKPTSGDASRFPVFYTVIGGITASVGLELFLHPHDMIAGGVTGISRLMSLYTQEHFGLLLFVLNLPLMLLYSLSTHKPMLLRALPGLFAFSGSAIILSPFPAVSGHPVVCALGGGICIGLGAGLAARHGGLLDSLGLNESDDGRPSTLLLTHRKIPLIQIVMLCNGLLLITAGFVLGWEPALYSALSCLAAYETTRLMFTGLTRMVCVVSKKQQTVEDAIYRRLRIHSTPVGGSAQIEGKIKSESEDKKEQMVTVYSVHLLDLQRFKAVIQMADPQAEIMYMKRWKT
- a CDS encoding cation:proton antiporter — protein: MDHLVFEVGLAIALIAAAGLISSKLRFSVIPFYILIGMAVGPHAMELWHFDFRFIESAPFIDFMGRIGVLFLLFYLGLEFSVGRLIKSGRSIAVGGTIYIGINFTLGLALGFLSGFPVAETLVIAGITTISSSAIAAKVLVDLKRTANAETEMILGIIMFEDVFLAVYISILSGLVLSDSSSLGGVLLSALIALGFMLAVIIIGRKAVPLLNRILRIRSNEVFGLVVFGSLFLVAGFSETIHVAEAIGALLVGLVLAETEHAKRIEHLIVPFRDFFGALFFFSFGLSIDPLSLGGNAIWLALAAVVLTLFGNIWAGMLAGRTASLSPKASANIGLTIVARGEFSIIMANLGKEGGLLDIVQPFAAIYVLILAILGPLLTKQSKPIFNMLNKIFKFKDPRLRKEESNSA
- a CDS encoding cation:proton antiporter regulatory subunit yields the protein MDIRESILPGIGIKYRIDAESGDRIVIIIHDDGRRELYHFDYEDLEQSISMTTLNDQEARLVASIIGGMTYKPKQLESVEMTFDDFIIEWYRVESHYASVGKSIGELDVRQNSGATVIAIVEKKGMKYVNPGPEVIINDYATVVVVGERDQQKRFKQILMNGSG
- a CDS encoding putative sporulation protein YtxC, encoding MELFTVWTNTDGDQETDRFYEVVKSRTKGLHMSRRGFRFTFRQLDNKVAWTCKGTESNSAFESFLPCVYSIMSSAIADYIIEVKEWGLLNLILTKACSLLEKEDTEQIRSMIRSLLNDDGPRGRLKRHGKLTTLLEKDFKELHVINLEGLIQFRLHAYKKELEEIVDYAMEEFWADRQYEEFMGLLKYFVFFQESKVPLVHVLHQGGHNFTILDSAMVPIPTPDADDIIVEMPGIELEMEVEDRIVSTLISISPASIILHTDDEHTPIVRTLLHIFEDKVKLSRLYPGQDVQK
- a CDS encoding 3D domain-containing protein, with the translated sequence MRSMLVWKRILGTVLIATCLVLPGNEVYGHKEPVQHKKWQSTPVLAPREEQVITTMTVTATGYTAGYESTGKRPSHPGYGITYSGVKVRRDKNTLSTIAADPKTFPLGSILYIPGYGYGIVADTGSAIKGNKIDLYFKTTRQVYSEWGKKDVDVQIIKKGNGKCTEKMVKSLQKAIETHKTIPSATLDASI